The nucleotide window TCTGGTTTATGCATCTTTGTATCGTTTgtctatatttcacacacacacacacacacacacacacacacacacacacacacacccacacacacacacacacacacacacacacacacatatatattggtatatatgtgtgaatgtatgtatatgtgtttatgtatgtatataaggatatcgatatataaataaaaggatatatatattatataaaaatatagacatgcatatacatacatttatatacacatatatatgcatatatatgtatgaatgtatatatatatatatgtgcatgtatgtatatgtatgattgcatgtatatttttatgtatttatacatatataacgatatatacagataaaaggatatatatattatataaatacatatttgcatatacatacatacatatatatacacacatctatatgtgtatatgtatgaatatatgtatatgtatatacatacaaatatatacacattatatatgtatgtatggatgtatgtgtatatgtatatatacatgtatgtatgtatatatgtatgaatgtatgtatatgtactatgtatttatacatacatacgtgcatacatacatacatacatacatacgtgcatacatacatacatacatatacattaattcacacacacatatgtgtgtgtatgtatgaatgtatgtatatgtatgcatgtatatatatgtatgtgtgtgtgtatatgtatgaatgtatgcctatgcgtaaaaatgtatatatatacatacatatatatatatatattcttatatatttatgcatttatgtatatgtatgtttgtaagcatgaatgtatgcatatgcgtatatatatgtatatatgtatatatataaacttcatatatgtatgtatgtatatatgtatatatccttatatttgtatatatatacatatatatatctatatatatattttcctccagAAAGTACCGCCGGGCGTCCACCCACCGCAGGGACGGGCGGGCGTGGCAGGCGGCGGCGAGGGCGTGGGACCGagccgcccacgccgcccgcgTGCTCGAGGCCAGGCTTTCGCTCCTGAAGTTCACCTGCACCGTCGCCGCTTTCGTGGCCTTCCTCTGCGTCCTGCCGTGCCTCCTTCTGCTCTACACGGGTAATGCGCCTCCTCCtctcgtttctgtctctctcttcgtctggcttcatttttttttttctcatttccttgtctttcttatctctctttcttaatcccttccgtctttttcgctttttttccttttctttgctttcctttgtCTATTTACCTTTTCGTGGTTTTCTcaattgcatttttattttttgtttgtttttttttcagtttttttcatttttcgttgaTTTAAAGTCTTTTTATACCTCCTCTCTTTATTCGACCTTTTCGTGTGCttatctgttctttctttctctggctgttgctctccctttcattcctttgtgatttcctttatcttttttactcattttccatccccttttatccattttattctaatatattttattattaatgtattattatttttattatcatcgttatatatacacacactaatatgtatatataaatataaatatttatagatttatgtatatatattaatatatatataaatatatatatatatatatatatatatatatatatgtttgcacacacacacacacccacacacacacacacacatacacacacacacacacacacacacacacacacacacacacacacacacacacacacacacacacacacacacacacacacacacacacacacacacacacacacacacacacacacacacacacacacacacacacacacacacacacacacacatatatatactcgtatgtatatatgtatatttaaatacaaatatttatatatatatgtatatatataaatatatataaatatatatatatatatatatatatatttgcacacacacacacacacacacacacacacacacacacacacacacacacacacacacacacacacacacatatactcgtatgtatatatatatatatacacacacacacacacacacacacacacacacacacacacacacacacacacacacacacacacacacacacacatttcttttcctttttttcgagaCGACGATGCATGTGAAAGGCAAGTGACGACTGGCAGACTGAAGGGCATTGTTATAATTCAAATTAGTGTAATTAAGAACCTGTTATTTGCCAAGTAATTACCTAATTGTCAGTAAAGAATAAAATATCACCAAAAACCTTTCAACCTGTCACGAATCACTTCCAAACTGTCAAGAACATTTTCGCCTGAGTAATATATTAAAATAGAATGGTGCTTTTGGCTGAAATGGCACTTTTCTTTCCCTaattttgattgattttttttttcttatcccaaAATTTGgctcctctcgtttctctctctctctctctttctctctttctctctttctctctttctctctttctctctctctctctctctctctctctctctctttctctctctctttctctctccctctctctctctctctttctctctctttctctctctctctctctctctctctctctttctctctctctctctctctctctctctctctctctctctctctctctctctctctctctctctctctctctctccctccctccctcccttcctccctttctctctctctctctctctatctatctatttctttatctctctctctcccccgttgcactttcttctccatctccttttcatttccatccctctcccttcttccctccctctccctctcccccttccctctctcttcccctcccttatcacttcaacctccccccccctctccctccctctaaccttgAAACTCTCCCACTCACCAGGAATCAAGTGTTGGCGTCTTgccgtgggcgtgtgggcggtgcGGGCGTGCGAGGGCGTGGAGGAAGTGACTGGCGTGACTGTGCGGGCTGCGATGGAAGGCTCCACCGACCCTGGCACTGAGAGCTTGCTGCTGTGCCTCGCGGGGGAGCCTCACGTGGCACTCCTGAGGTCCAGGATATTGGTAAGGTGTCAGTGGGATAATTTTACTTTCGAACGCGACTAATCAAGTTTCGCGTCCGACATCTGATAAGgataatctaatgataatgaaaacgataataatgatattgatattaacaacaacggcaatagtagtgataattcaaatgaggatggtgataataaagataatataataagaataacagtgatgataaaaactagaaaaagaacaacaacaacaacaatagtaatcataaaagtaatgatgattatagtaataataatgataatgatgataatgatgataatgatgataatgatgataattataatgataatgataaggataatgataataataataataataataataataataataataacgataataataaatgatgtgacgattataatatcaatagtaataatgataatattgataacgataacaaagataataataatgataaaaacaataatgatcgtaataatgataagagcaataataaagttgatgttgataataatggtaatactaatcatattgctaataataacaatagtaatactaattatttttatcattatcataatggtgataatgagaacagtaatatttgataataatgatgataataacattaattatctaaataacgaaaataatgatattgatgaatagtaacgatatcagtaataataataatgatatcaacagcaataatagtaatatcagtgataatcatgatgataataatgatactgataacaatactgataatgattttggtgatgatagaactaataatagtgaataaacaatgataatgatagtgatgacatgatgttaacaataaaattgttagtaatgatgaaaaaataatgagaatgataataattatgataatagcaatagtagtagtaatggtaataatgataataataataataatgataatgataataatgataataacaacaacaacaacaacaacaacaataataattataataataataatgataatgaaaaaaatataattataatgataaaaataatgataaaaataatgataacattaacaactacaagaagaataagaacaagaataaaaacaaatggtaatgacaacaaaaatcttgatgatattaataatgatagtaataataatgataatgacgatgacaatgggGATAAtagagatcattatcatcatcattatcatctatttcacaatactgatactgataaaggTGATAACGATACTGGTAgcagtattggtaatgatattgataacaattatgacgatgaatagaataatagtaatgataataatgattgtaataatcataatgataataatgatactaatgatgataatgatcataaagtgaTGAAAACGAGTATTGATAAgtttgatgatgatagcaacaatctctatgataatgacaacagcaacaatgaaatTAAAGATAATGACTAGGAATGAAAATacttacagaaagaaaaagaaaatgttatcattcatcatttcatattataattgttttattgcgTGGCCGATATCAAAAACTTTTCTCTCACCAAGTCCCGTTTTCATCAGTCAGAAGATAAAATGGTTATACATGATTATCCGCAACGAGTTAAGGGTGCgtagtgtcgttgttgttgttatcgttattatcgggAACAGCAGCATTATGACCTAGCGTTGATATTGTATTTACTGTGACATTTATCGTATTTAGATATCGTCATAATTGTCATCGATGTTatgaatacttttatcattatgatcactctcatcatagatatcattatcgtcatggtcattactatcaatggtaatgattatcaccactgttactattgccatcctcatcaccatgatCCCTGCCACCACCATCCGTGATCACCACCATCTCCGCCTTTGCGAGAAACCACGACCACCATCGTCGtcaacttcctctccttctccgcccctCCAGGAGGAAGTCGTCAACCGCAGGGATTCCTCGGGACAACTTCTCCACCCGAACTTCCGGCGCAGACTTGTGCAGGTGGGCGGGTACTACGCGTGGCGATCTCACGCCCACTTTGACATCGAGAAACACGTCGTCCTGGCGCCACATCATCACCGCGGGCGGCTGCTCACAGCAAGGAATATCCaggtgtggttgtgggtggtgAGTGGGCAGAGAGCGGGGTGGGTTGAGTTTGTAGTTGGGTGGGTGGTTATAATAAGCATCGAGTAGATGGGTGAATGGCAGAGAGGCTATGTAAGGAGGTCAGAGAtgaggagacagacaaacaaggggagggagagagcgagagagagagggagagggagagggacagggagagggagagggagagggagagggagagcgagagaaggagagggagagggagagaaggagagggagaaagggagaaggattgttagagggaaagagggagagggggagttagaGGGAAAGAGTTAGatggagagagttagagggagagagggagagggagagttagagggagagatggagaaggagaaagagagggggagagggagagggagagagggagagggagagagggagagggagagggagagagggagagggagagagggagagggagagggggagagagggagagggagagggagagggaaagggagagggagagggagagagggagagggagagggagagggagagggagagggagagagggagagggagagggagagggagagagggagagggagagggagagagggaaagggagagagggagagggagagggagagggggagagagggagagggagagggagagagagagagagggagagggaaagagtgagagtgagagtgagagtgagagtgagagtgagagtgagagtgagagtgagagggaatgagagagtgagagggagagggagagggggagggagagggggagggggagagggggagagggggagaggggagggggagaggaggagagggggagagggagagggagagggggagagggaaagggagagggaaagggaaagggagagtgaaagggagagggagagagagagagagagagagagagagagagagagagagggagagggagagggagagggagagggagagggagagggagaaagtgggaatgCTTTCGCAGTACGTTCTCATTAATAAACTTGTATAATCTACTTGAAGATCTCATTGACCAGCTTTTGATAGCAAATGGTATCTCTGACGTGGCCAACTCGCTGCTCAATCAGCTACTACAGTAAATAGGAGTAAACACTTGACAGATACTGAATGATATCATATAAAGTGCGTAGGTGAAATTACGTTtgctcttgtattttttttctgtgaggtATAAATAAGTTTTATCAGTAGATATACAATCTAATTCTACTTATTATTTGCCACATTGCAATTAACAGTGTGCGACTAAttagataaaatatttataaatagaagACGAGTTAACAAAATACTAATAGTTTTGTTTTCAGTAGACTTTACGATAACTGCATACAGTTGAGAGACCTAGTAGCAAGTAACAAAATAACTATAGTCCTTTCTATCTCATGAACGTGAGCGAGAGCGTGCTAACGGCCTGGTCCCGCAGGAGTACGTGAGCGAGGTGATCAGCGAGGACCTGCCGAAGGATCTCCCTCCGTGGCGCGTGACGGTGGTGCGTGCGAGCGCGGGCGACGGCGAAGGGCGCACGTGGGTGGTGTGCCGCGCCCACCATTTACTGGCGGGGCAGCTGTCGCTTCCGGACCTGCTGGTCACGGCCTACCCGGACCCTTGGCAGCACCCGGCCACACGCAGCCTCACGCTCCTCGCCGCGCCGGCCGCCACGCGTACCTTCCTCGACATGGTCGTTCGGGCGTCCGCCGAGGCGACCGCTCGCGCCGCCCACACCTTGGAGGCGTGGTGGGCGGAACGGCGCTCAAGGGTGCTGGCCCCCGTGCTTGCGCTCCTGAAGGAGGCTCTGAAGGAGGTGAAAGTCCCCGCGGAGGAGGTGCCGCAGGCCAAGGTAGCGCGCTCGGTCGAGCTCATGCTCGGCCTCGTCCAGGTGCTGTGGCGCGAAGGGGCGGAGCGCCGTGACGCCGGCTGGGCGACCCTCAGCGCCCTTCTTCACGTCGAGCCCGCTTTCCACGGCTTGGTCACGTGCCTGGCGTGGGCAGCGGCCGCGTGGTGGCGGGTATTGCTGTGGTGGCTGTGGACGCCCGTGGCGACGTGGAGGGCGGGCCGAAGGGTGTGGCGGTGGGCGCAGGTGGTGCGGGCGAGCGATGAGTGGCGCGTGACGAAGGCGGCTTTGGTCGAGGTATACTGGATGGTTCGCGCCTTCGTCACGCTGCCGCGCCTGGTGCTGGAGGAAGCGCTGACGGTGCGCGGGGTCACGCCCCTCATGGGCTGGGTGGGTCGGCGACAGAGGACGCTGTCCATGCGAGGCCTGGGCCGCACGGGAGGGCTGGTGGTGGCGTGGAGTGACCCCGTGCCGCTAAGCACGGCGCGCGGCGTGCGGGGGGCCACAGGAGCCACGCTCAGCGAAGTGCTGCTTACGGCGTCCTCGGGGGCCGTGCGTGACTACCTGCGCGTGACAGGCCTGTCCGTGCCCGAGGAGGTGTGCTGCACCGTGCCCGTGTACTCGCGGCGCTGGGCGGAGAGCCGCGGCGCCGTGCAGACGCCTGGCCTCGTCACCTTGGCCCTTCCCACGGGCGCCCCGGACTCCTCCACGGCGCTACAGATGGTGCAGCGTTCCATGGAAAACATTCGGCGCTACCCCGAGCGCTACCTGGCGTCCGTGTGGCTCCTCAGGAATGTGTCTTACTTCCTGCCGGAGTCGCTTCTCGGCGCCACCTTCCGCGCCCTCTCCGTCAGGTACCCCGTGCTCATGTCCAACCTGGCGGGGCCCTCCAGCCCCGTCAAGGTCTGGGGACACGACCTGCTCAACATCTTCTACTGGAGGCCGCCTCAGGCGGGGGCAGGTGAGGCCCTTCTTTATCTGATACTAACAATTGTATAGAAAATATAGTCCATTCCGTTGTAAATAATATAggctattgttattcattatgtcTTTGTTTTTACGGGTGAATTCTTCAGTAAATATCTTTTACTAAAAGGTCTAATGACAGTGCTTTGGAATAACATTTTGATGAAAATATACCGCATAATACAATTCAATAACTTTTTCCTGTTTGGCTTCTTCGCGCACACATGTTTGCACATCCCCAAGTTTGCTTCCCGATACCCTTCATTCTAACCACCCTCTCTCGCCCACAGTGCTGTCAGTCTGCGTAGCCTCATACCAAGGGCGGGCGTATTTGGGCGTAGTGGCAGACGGGCGTGTAGTGCCCAACCCTGCCACCCTTCCGCAGGCTTTCGTCACCCACCTCAATGAGCTGGCGGTGGACAAGGGTGTCAGGCTGTAGGTAttgcgtgtatgagtgtatgtgcatggttgggatgtatttttatatgcgtgtttgtatgtaggtgaagcgagtgtgtgtgtgtatgtgtgtgtgtgtgtgtgtgtgtgtgtgtgtgtgtgtgtgtgtgtgtgtgtgtgtgtgtgtgcgtgtgtgtgcgtgtttgtgtgcgtgcgtgtgtgcgcgcgcgtgtgtgagcgtacgtgtatatgtagaGAGTGTTTCTTTGTGAGTTTTATGcgcgtgaatgtatatgtacagacaaaCCTATCCAactaatgtgtatttataaaatataatctaCCTTATCCCGACAcataatgacagaaagagagaaaaaggaaagcatTCTAATTCTCCTCTGCCGTCCTCAGCGAGCGTCAGTTCAACCGCAGCTGGTCTCGAAGCAGCTCCCCGGGCGCGCCTCCCACGCCCACGCCTCCGCCGACCCCCACCTTCCCTCAGAGGACGTCCACCTTCTTCTCGCCCTGGATCAAGCACAAGAAGCCCGCGACGCGCCCTACGAGGAGACAATCTTCCGTGTTTTGATGACCCCGCCTGTCGGTCTGGTGTCCCTTTTGGAAGACCAGCTTCTTTCAGAGAGGCTTTTCAACTTCACATCTTACCCCTAGAAGTGGAAGTCCCACTGGCATGATTTGAGGACCTACACTAAACGGATGAGGGAAACTCAGCTTACATTTTACTCCTTTTATTAAAGGGAGTTTAAGGAACCGGCGATACGATGCCCAGCCCTGTGAGGAAAGGCAGGGGAGAGAGGTCAGAATGCGACGGCTTCTAAACCAAGACTTTTGGGCAGTGACACGGGCCGCGTCCTCTCCGCCTCAGCGTCGTCGTCCCCGGGCTGGGCGAGGTCGTCTTGCCCTGTTGAGGAAGTCTTGTGGGGGATgctgaaaggggaggaagggaaagaagggaagggaagggagggagggaaagaagggaagagaggggagggagggaaagaagggaagagaggggagggagggaaagaaggcaagagaggggagggagggaaggaagggaagagaggggagggaaaggaaaggaagggaagggaggggagggaaagaaggaaagggaagggaagagaggggagggaagggaaaggaagggaagggaagggaagggaagggaagggaggggaggggaggggaggggaggggaggggggggaagggaagagaagggaagggaagggaagggaagggaagggaagggaagggaagggaggggagggggggaaggtacgggaagggaagggagggaagggaaggaaagggaagggaagggagggaagggaagggaagggaagggaagggaagggaagggaagggaagggagggagggaagggaagggaagggaggggaggggggaaaggaagggaagggaagggaagggaagggaagggaagggaagggaagggaagggaagggaggggaagggaagggaagggaggggaagggaagggaagggagggaaagaagggaagggaagggaagggaagggaattgaagggaagggaagggaaggagagggagggaaagaagggaagggagggtaggggagggaagggaagggaagggaagggaagggaagggaagggagggagggaagggaagggaagggaggggagggggggaaaggaagggaagggaagggaagggaagggaagggaagggaagggaag belongs to Penaeus chinensis breed Huanghai No. 1 chromosome 4, ASM1920278v2, whole genome shotgun sequence and includes:
- the LOC125024935 gene encoding uncharacterized protein LOC125024935, which gives rise to MQPVVKYRRASTHRRDGRAWQAAARAWDRAAHAARVLEARLSLLKFTCTVAAFVAFLCVLPCLLLLYTGIKCWRLAVGVWAVRACEGVEEVTGVTVRAAMEGSTDPGTESLLLCLAGEPHVALLRSRILEEVVNRRDSSGQLLHPNFRRRLVQVGGYYAWRSHAHFDIEKHVVLAPHHHRGRLLTARNIQEYVSEVISEDLPKDLPPWRVTVVRASAGDGEGRTWVVCRAHHLLAGQLSLPDLLVTAYPDPWQHPATRSLTLLAAPAATRTFLDMVVRASAEATARAAHTLEAWWAERRSRVLAPVLALLKEALKEVKVPAEEVPQAKVARSVELMLGLVQVLWREGAERRDAGWATLSALLHVEPAFHGLVTCLAWAAAAWWRVLLWWLWTPVATWRAGRRVWRWAQVVRASDEWRVTKAALVEVYWMVRAFVTLPRLVLEEALTVRGVTPLMGWVGRRQRTLSMRGLGRTGGLVVAWSDPVPLSTARGVRGATGATLSEVLLTASSGAVRDYLRVTGLSVPEEVCCTVPVYSRRWAESRGAVQTPGLVTLALPTGAPDSSTALQMVQRSMENIRRYPERYLASVWLLRNVSYFLPESLLGATFRALSVRYPVLMSNLAGPSSPVKVWGHDLLNIFYWRPPQAGAVLSVCVASYQGRAYLGVVADGRVVPNPATLPQAFVTHLNELAVDKGVRLERQFNRSWSRSSSPGAPPTPTPPPTPTFPQRTSTFFSPWIKHKKPATRPTRRQSSVF